ATTTCATCTACCCCAATTAAGTACTCATAAGCATGCTGTACTCCTTGTCCTACCGATCCGTTTGCATTACTCAAAAATGAATATGCCACTTGGCCTGCGGTATACGTTGCACTGCCACCCGTTCCGGCTGCGGTGCCTCCTGCAGCAGTTGCTGCTTGTTGCGCTTGAACTTTTGTTAGCAGGGTGCTGAACAAAAGCAATAAAATTAAATTGACTCGTTTTAATTTTTTCATATGAGGTAGTTTAAGTTTATCTCAAAATAAGTGAATTAAATTTTAATTACCAAATCAAAATAAAGATGAAAGTCATGAAAAGTTAGACAAAGGTGCTAATAATCTAAACTAAGCAGATTTTAAGAGGAGATCAACTGATTCGAATGAAAAGTACTTTTATGGTTTAGTTGGAAGGCTCTTTCCTGTTAAACCAAAACAATGCGTTAAAAAAAGCATAAAAAGTAACACCTGCTTGCGATTCAAGTGTGTCATCGTTTAGCATCGAAAGTAAGGCAATGGCTAAAAAAATGTAGTAGAAATAATCTAAACTTTTGAGACCCCGCATTAACGGATAAAAGATGGAAATCAAAAACCAAATAAGTCCAATTGTGCCAAAGGTTACTGCAAATGTGAGGTATTGATTATGGGCTCTAAGTCTCCAGTTTAGTGCAATTGGCGATTGGGTTTCCTCGTATTTTTTTAAAAAAACCTGATTTACATCTCCGGTACCAACTCCAATTATTGGATGGTCTTTATAAATGCGTAATCCCGTTTTTAAATATTCATAACGCATCGTGACAGAGTGTCCTGTTGGATTTCCGGAATTGCGATAGGTATGCAGTTCCCAAAAAATTTGTTGCACACGCGCCTTTACACTCAAAAGGTTTTGGTAATTTACATTGGGAATCCCATTTTCTATCGACTTTATTTCAGCTTCAGTCAATGCATTCACACCTGCCGCGTCTTTCCTTAAATTTTTTGAAGTTAGAAAACGAAACACGGTTACACGTAAGGGTTGTTTTTTTAAATCTAAACCTGCAATATCCAAGCTGCTTCTTTTATTCCATACGCTGTCTAATTCTCTTGTGCAGAGATATAAAAACACATAATTCCCATTTTCCATGGCCTTGTCATCAAGTAGGTGCAAATATGGATTCCCAAGCGAAGTATGATTTTCAAGATGTGTTAAATCAATGGGTTTTGCCTGTGTAACCTCCATGTAGTTTTGAATCAAAAAAATACTTAATGCAATGCCGCTAACAAGGAGTAAGGCAGCATAAATGAACCGAATGA
The sequence above is a segment of the Bacteroidota bacterium genome. Coding sequences within it:
- a CDS encoding O-antigen ligase family protein: MKFLKKHAFSLYYFGLILMAVGLPLSKFLTGLSLFFIVGAWIVGGDFKQKFQLFFDNKIALLWSSVYVLHLLGLFYTSDFQYAFNDLRIKLPLLLFPLIFSSSKPLSQTQLFTLLKIFVAAVILSTLVSCAVLLGFIHRPVTQTRDISILISHIRLALLICLSVFTLLYFIKNEGAKFFVKGIQVLAMVWLVIFLFILESFTGIVVLFSLTFLYFSYQLFQKGNYLIRFIYAALLLVSGIALSIFLIQNYMEVTQAKPIDLTHLENHTSLGNPYLHLLDDKAMENGNYVFLYLCTRELDSVWNKRSSLDIAGLDLKKQPLRVTVFRFLTSKNLRKDAAGVNALTEAEIKSIENGIPNVNYQNLLSVKARVQQIFWELHTYRNSGNPTGHSVTMRYEYLKTGLRIYKDHPIIGVGTGDVNQVFLKKYEETQSPIALNWRLRAHNQYLTFAVTFGTIGLIWFLISIFYPLMRGLKSLDYFYYIFLAIALLSMLNDDTLESQAGVTFYAFFNALFWFNRKEPSN